One Chloroflexota bacterium DNA window includes the following coding sequences:
- a CDS encoding Gfo/Idh/MocA family oxidoreductase, with protein MAGDVLVRVGICGLGVAARQVRSSIDRTRGAKLTAVCDVRKSEVDAWTERYDLEGFTDIADLCRSSSVDAIWVATPNNLHAEHTVMAADHGKHVICEKPMAISIDEATRMVDAIERNGVKYIQGHSRIHRPYVHKMGEVIASGRLGQIVHINSWMYNDWMQRPWEVHSVDERLGGGVVFRQGPHQMDVVRYLAGGLVRSVRGTAGYWHPHYHVPGDYHAFIDFEDGPTAMISFVGYGNFDIRELTWNIGEGGGIASDDVVLGPKPRATGDIPADQFYALDQYSLDAFDRRDQARRKQDFFGLIVVSCERGDIRQSPDGLFVYTEKGREEVLLSEEELRAGEIQALVDAVKQDGPGFPDVRWGRATLEACMAIKESGQQRREIMMQHQVPSPLRPALQRIGTRAPRG; from the coding sequence ATGGCAGGCGACGTCCTGGTCCGCGTAGGGATCTGCGGCCTCGGTGTCGCGGCCCGGCAAGTCCGCAGCAGCATCGATCGCACCCGGGGCGCGAAGCTGACAGCCGTGTGTGACGTCCGAAAAAGCGAGGTCGACGCGTGGACAGAGCGGTACGACCTCGAAGGCTTCACCGACATCGCCGACCTGTGCCGGAGTAGCTCGGTCGACGCCATCTGGGTCGCCACCCCGAACAACTTGCACGCCGAGCACACGGTGATGGCGGCGGACCACGGGAAGCACGTGATCTGCGAGAAGCCGATGGCGATCTCCATCGACGAGGCTACGCGGATGGTGGACGCGATCGAGCGCAACGGCGTGAAGTACATCCAGGGGCATAGCCGCATTCACCGCCCCTACGTGCACAAGATGGGCGAGGTGATCGCCAGTGGCCGCTTGGGCCAGATCGTTCACATCAATAGCTGGATGTACAACGACTGGATGCAGCGCCCATGGGAAGTTCACTCGGTCGACGAGCGATTGGGGGGCGGTGTGGTCTTTCGGCAGGGCCCGCACCAGATGGACGTCGTCCGATATCTGGCCGGGGGGCTGGTGCGAAGCGTCCGGGGCACCGCCGGCTACTGGCACCCGCACTACCACGTGCCGGGCGACTACCACGCCTTCATCGACTTCGAGGACGGACCGACGGCGATGATCAGCTTCGTGGGTTACGGGAACTTCGACATCCGGGAGCTGACCTGGAACATCGGCGAGGGGGGCGGCATCGCATCCGATGACGTCGTGCTGGGGCCGAAGCCGCGCGCCACCGGCGACATCCCCGCAGACCAGTTCTACGCCCTCGACCAGTACTCCCTTGATGCCTTCGATCGGCGGGACCAGGCTCGCCGCAAGCAGGACTTCTTCGGCCTCATCGTCGTGAGCTGTGAGCGGGGGGACATCCGCCAATCACCGGATGGGCTGTTCGTCTACACCGAGAAGGGGCGCGAGGAGGTACTGCTCTCCGAGGAGGAGCTTCGAGCGGGTGAGATCCAGGCCCTGGTCGACGCGGTGAAGCAGGACGGGCCCGGGTTTCCGGACGTGCGCTGGGGCCGCGCGACGCTCGAGGCGTGCATGGCGATCAAGGAGTCCGGTCAACAGCGTCGGGAGATCATGATGCAGCACCAGGTCCCTTCCCCGCTTCGGCCGGCGCTCCAACGGATCGGAACGCGCGCGCCGCGCGGCTAG